The Maniola hyperantus chromosome 21, iAphHyp1.2, whole genome shotgun sequence sequence AACTACTAAATAACTGCAATCTATGCTAATGGGCGCCAGTCATAGATTTCAATGGTAAATTGACTATGTTTGTGGTGTAAAACATTGTTAAATAACAATTATCTACTAAACAGATAATtaatagagtaggtacattttttaatcCCAGTCTTTTCAGAgattcacatttttttaataaggctCATGGGCTCAATATAGGGTTACAatagtaaaaatttatttattgaaacatcacgaataataaaaatacacaataatattaatataataaatgaagAATAACATGAGTAAGAATTTTCAGTCACTAGTAGGGCGGtgacctaataatataataaaagattccgacgaattgagaacctcctccttttttgaagtcggttaattattatgtttagtaAAGGACAAAAGTGCTAGGTATAAAGATGGAGCAGAGGTCGCTACACGGCGTCGTTGTCGGTGCCCCCAGCGCTGGGCGTGGGCATGTGGTGGAAGAGCATGGCCTTCTTGTCATAGCCGCAGCGGAACAGGTTCCACGCCAGGTCTTCCGGTGCGTCGCCGGGCTGCGAGGCGCAGCTTTCCAATACCTGGAtaaattaatcattttaaacCTATTAAACATCGACAAACGACGAGTAAGTATAAACTAAGTACTTAAGGGCCATTCTTCTTATTCTTTGGGGGtatgcaggttcttgaataccctgctgcgcgattgcgggagaatgacagctacaatgtcacgatcgcaatcatctctgattggttaacgctcgctcactattggctacaatgcattgttgcaacaagaatcgcacaaattcagctaatcagaacaattgagattgtaataatgattgatgcaggttttagacaatcgccctgcacgTATCACTTCAACCGTCCCCGATCCATTGTGATCGCCTCCACTTCACAGTTCCTTGTCTAAACCTGTGACTGCCAGATACAGCAGAACTTTTTAACCGGAATTGAAGTAGCATCCTCAGGAAATACGATGTGTTTCCTTAGGTGGATGCTACGTTTATGAATTACTGTACATGTGTTTTAGGCCACAGTAACCAAGGACCATTAAAAAAGGACACCAGTAGAGTATACATCACCAACCAGTCGAGAGACAAGCACGTGAGTTTAGTCGTCCGATATTTTACTAAAAGTAATTAAGATTTGCTTCCTCAGGACAGAGTTCTCGACCCCTGGGAACCCTGGTCATGTATAACACCCATCTACAGAAAAATACCTGCAACTAAGTATTACAAGCTTACTTTGGTAGTGTTCCTCCCGTCAGCGCGTGCGGCCATTTTTCCCAACACAGCATTCTTCTGCAGCTTGCCGTCCTTGCTGATGAGCTTGCACTTGAGCAGCACGCAGTACACATGCTTCCTCAGCCTGGGCTCGTCCACCAGCTCGCCGCGCAGCAGGCTCTGCAGCAGCTTGGGCTCCACTCGCGACTGCGGGAGGCAAGCTTGCGAGTGCGCGCGGAACATCGCCTTCTCCTCTTTGCCAAGCATCTGTTCAATATTGGAAACTAATGAAACTAAACAATGGACACAGACAGAGTTTTCAGTTAAACATTGTTGAGTTGAGTTAAACATTGGAAACAAATGAAACTAAACAATGGACACAGACTGAGTTTTCAGCGGTGTCAAGACTGGGTGTCGTTAAATCAccaaataagcttaaaataattAGTCAAGTTCTAATTGTAACAAATGATTATCTTAGTTAAATATAACTAATATTTCCTAGCTTGTTGtactcaaaataatataaatacttaactgagagtatttttatttatacttagaaCTACTTTTTGAATAGCCATaatatgataggtaggtatatattatcaCAATTTAACATATAGGTACTCACCACACAGTTTTTACATTCCGGTGCTGCCTGGAACAGATAAATTGGTCATTAGAATCaaaacataataggtaggtacctacttattataagttGAAGTCAAAAATCGTGCATGGAGACGTTTTTACACGGAAACAGATATCAGATACCATTGAATTTAATTTAGGTATAAGAAGAAAAAGATCAACTGCTGCTTCC is a genomic window containing:
- the LOC117992441 gene encoding B2 protein-like, with the protein product MMLPWLLVALFAAYQAAPECKNCVMLGKEEKAMFRAHSQACLPQSRVEPKLLQSLLRGELVDEPRLRKHVYCVLLKCKLISKDGKLQKNAVLGKMAARADGRNTTKVLESCASQPGDAPEDLAWNLFRCGYDKKAMLFHHMPTPSAGGTDNDAV